One segment of Rosa chinensis cultivar Old Blush chromosome 6, RchiOBHm-V2, whole genome shotgun sequence DNA contains the following:
- the LOC112172245 gene encoding hemoglobin-2 produces MEGKGFTEEQEALVVKSWAVMKKNSAELGLQFFLKIFEIAPSAQKLFSFLKDSDIPLEKNPKLKPHAMSVFVMTCESAVQLRKAGKVTVRESTLKRLGGVHFKAGVVDEHYEVTKFALLETIKEAVPEMWSPEMKSAWGEAYDQLVAAIKSEMKPSA; encoded by the exons ATGGAAGGCAAAGGTTTCACAGAAGAGCAGGAAGCACTGGTGGTGAAGTCCTGGGCTGTAATGAAGAAGAATTCTGCTGAATTGGGTCTTCAGTTCTTCTTGAA GATCTTTGAAATTGCCCCATCAGCTCAGAAGCTGTTTTCATTCTTGAAGGACTCTGATATTCCTCTGGAGAAGAACCCCAAGCTCAAGCCGCATGCTATGTCTGTCTTTGTTATG ACTTGTGAATCGGCGGTTCAACTCCGTAAAGCAGGCAAAGTTACAGTGAGGGAATCAACGTTGAAAAGGTTAGGTGGAGTCCATTTCAAGGCCGGAGTAGTGGATGAACATTATGAG GTGACCAAGTTTGCATTGTTGGAAACCATAAAAGAAGCAGTACCAGAGATGTGGTCACCGGAGATGAAGAGTGCATGGGGAGAAGCTTATGATCAGTTGGTTGCTGCTATCAAATCGGAAATGAAGCCCTCTGCTTAG
- the LOC112172244 gene encoding plastid division protein PDV2, whose translation MEEEGIGLVLAKATELRMKISSCFHKDNDPLPKKENGVPVDGGSGDEEGDGEEDEESQRLFNICDALEALENQLSNLQTLQQQQRYEREVSLAEIESSRKMLLNKIKEYKGKDLEVIHEASAFAGETVDHSNDLLLPPYPSRSPHTFVLENGYLPPTHKPLRNGVINNDATNGAKKNFSDTERSKNSMGLRSVLSTAAKTVLTLVGVVSVLSLSGFGPKVVRSNTAFNILGRFKQPPTEEKRSTVECPPGRVLVLEDGKARCVVKERVEVPFSSVVARPDVNYGCG comes from the exons ATGGAGGAAGAGGGTATAGGGCTAGTTCTGGCGAAAGCCACAGAGCTCAGAATGAAGATCAGCAGCTGCTTCCACAAAGACAATGACCCATTAcccaaaaaggaaaatggaGTCCCTGTTGATGGTGGGTCGGGAGATGAAGAAGGAGatggtgaagaagatgaagagtcaCAGAGACTTTTCAACATTTGCGATGCCCTTGAAGCCCTTGAGAATCAGCTCTCTAACTTACAG ACTTTGCAACAGCAGCAAAGGTACGAAAGAGAAGTTTCCCTTGCTGAGATTGAAAGCAGCCGCAAGATGTTACTGAACAAGATTAAAGAGTACAAAGGGAAGGATTTGGAAGTGATACATGAGGCCTCTGCTTTTGCTGGTGAAACAGTGGATCACAGTAAtgatctcttgcttcctccataTCCAAGCCGCTCTCCACACACTTTTGTTCTTGAAAATGGCTATTTGCCACCTACACATAAGCCTCTACGAAATGGGGTCATCAACAATGATGCAACAAATGGAGCAAAGAAAAATTTTAGTGATACAGAGAGATCCAAAAACTCAATGGGATTGCGATCTGTTCTTAGCACAGCAGCCAAGACAGTGCTTACTCTTGTTGGTGTGGTATCTGTACTTAGCCTGTCCGGTTTTGGGCCTAAAGTAGTGAGAAGTAATACTGCTTTCAATATATTAGGCCGTTTTAAGCAACCGCCAACTGAAGAAAAGAGATCAACTGTTGAATGCCCCCCTGGGAGAGTCCTTGTTCTGGAAGATGGGAAGGCTCGATGTGTTGTGAAAGAAAGAGTTGAAGTTCCTTTCTCTTCAGTTGTTGCAAGACCTGATGTAAACTATGGCTGCGGTTAG